A DNA window from Chelativorans sp. AA-79 contains the following coding sequences:
- a CDS encoding NAD-dependent epimerase/dehydratase family protein: MAEKKDTVIITGGSGFLGRALVAKLRRQFDVVSLDLKAAKGGPEPGLFVEIDLTSDDSVKAALERVREHAGNRIASVIHLAAYFDLTGEQNTKYDEITVRGTGRLLDGLQSFEVEQFVFASTMLVHQAARPGEKIDESRPLDPKLPYRASKVETEEMIAQRRGSIPVVYLRPAGVYDNRCSNPFLAHQISRIYERSPKARAYPGDLETGQSFLHLDDFAEAILRLVERRGELPPELPLLLGEPETIGYGEMQREIGRLIHEEPWETWHVPKPLAKTGVWMEEEVLDEDSFIKPWMVDIADDHYALDITRARTLLGWEPAHSLRETLPGMIEALKADPHGWYRANKLNASKVAGQGRPVAGHPGRDGKAMQGHMHEMAEMRLHMLWVHFLVVALGVWLLTSPFQFALFNPEIAAGVAHDVTQERGLWEPALRNAITGWNEIVCGLLLILFGSLALNPRLQWAQWGTTIVGLWLLFAPLFFWTPSAAAYANDTIVGALAITFSVLVPMMPGMSHEGMMDESEMPAGWTYSPSSWLQRLPIIALGLFGFFVARYLAAYQLGHVDHIWEPFFSGDGTQNGTESIITSDVSRAWPIPDAGLGATSYMIEALMGVMGSSKRWRTMPWMVAFFFILVVPLGGVSIFFIVIQPIVIGTYCTLCLIAAFAMLVMIPLTVDEVVAMGQYMMRSHRAGRPLIRTFLQGGPDAGGKADDRAGFGEPLRRQAEASVLGVTVPWTLVASSVLGAWLMFSRLVFGTEGAMADSDHLVGAMIITVAVIAMAEVARPLRFLNVFFGLWLIAAPWMLSGATAGAAWNGVICGLLAIALSLPLGTRSSEHYGSWDRYVF, from the coding sequence ATGGCGGAGAAAAAAGATACCGTAATCATCACCGGGGGCAGCGGGTTTCTCGGCCGTGCGCTTGTCGCGAAGCTTCGTCGGCAATTCGATGTCGTCTCACTCGATCTGAAGGCCGCGAAGGGCGGCCCGGAGCCAGGGCTTTTCGTCGAGATCGATCTCACCTCGGACGACAGCGTGAAAGCGGCACTCGAACGCGTACGCGAGCATGCCGGGAATCGCATCGCATCCGTCATCCATCTCGCCGCCTATTTCGACCTCACGGGGGAGCAAAACACGAAATACGACGAGATCACGGTGCGTGGTACCGGGCGTCTGCTTGACGGGCTACAGAGCTTCGAGGTCGAGCAGTTCGTGTTCGCCAGCACCATGCTGGTGCATCAGGCCGCCCGGCCCGGCGAGAAGATCGACGAAAGCCGTCCGCTCGATCCGAAGCTGCCCTATCGCGCGTCGAAGGTGGAGACCGAGGAGATGATCGCGCAGAGGCGCGGGAGCATTCCCGTCGTCTATCTGCGCCCGGCCGGCGTCTATGACAACCGGTGCAGCAATCCGTTCCTTGCCCACCAAATCTCCCGCATCTACGAGCGGAGTCCCAAGGCGCGCGCCTATCCAGGCGACCTCGAGACCGGGCAGTCATTCCTTCATCTTGACGATTTTGCCGAGGCGATTCTGCGGCTCGTCGAGCGACGCGGGGAGCTTCCGCCTGAGCTGCCGCTCCTGTTGGGCGAGCCGGAAACGATCGGCTACGGCGAGATGCAGCGCGAGATCGGACGGCTGATCCACGAAGAGCCGTGGGAGACCTGGCATGTTCCCAAGCCTCTCGCAAAGACGGGGGTCTGGATGGAAGAGGAAGTCCTGGACGAGGATTCCTTTATCAAACCGTGGATGGTCGACATAGCCGACGACCACTATGCGCTGGACATCACCCGCGCCAGAACGCTGCTCGGCTGGGAGCCGGCCCACTCCCTGCGCGAAACCCTGCCCGGGATGATCGAAGCCCTCAAGGCCGATCCGCATGGCTGGTACCGGGCAAACAAGCTGAACGCATCCAAGGTCGCCGGGCAAGGCCGGCCGGTCGCCGGGCATCCCGGCCGCGACGGCAAGGCGATGCAGGGGCATATGCACGAAATGGCCGAGATGCGGCTGCACATGCTCTGGGTGCATTTCCTCGTCGTCGCGCTCGGGGTCTGGCTCCTGACCAGCCCGTTCCAGTTCGCGCTGTTCAACCCGGAGATCGCTGCCGGCGTGGCCCACGACGTCACGCAGGAGCGCGGCTTGTGGGAACCGGCTCTGCGCAACGCCATCACCGGCTGGAACGAGATCGTATGCGGGCTTCTCCTGATCCTGTTCGGCTCGCTTGCGCTGAACCCAAGGCTGCAGTGGGCGCAATGGGGCACGACGATCGTCGGCCTGTGGCTGCTCTTTGCGCCCCTCTTCTTCTGGACTCCGAGCGCCGCAGCCTACGCCAACGACACGATCGTCGGTGCGTTGGCCATCACCTTCTCCGTGCTGGTGCCGATGATGCCAGGCATGAGCCATGAAGGCATGATGGACGAGAGCGAGATGCCGGCAGGCTGGACCTATTCGCCCTCCTCCTGGCTCCAGCGCCTGCCGATCATTGCGCTCGGCCTCTTCGGTTTCTTCGTCGCCCGATACCTGGCCGCCTACCAGCTCGGCCATGTGGATCACATATGGGAGCCGTTCTTCTCCGGCGACGGCACGCAGAACGGGACGGAATCCATCATCACCTCCGACGTCTCGCGCGCCTGGCCGATCCCGGATGCCGGGCTGGGAGCGACGAGCTACATGATCGAAGCGCTGATGGGCGTCATGGGCTCCTCCAAGCGCTGGCGCACCATGCCCTGGATGGTTGCGTTCTTCTTCATTCTCGTGGTGCCGCTCGGCGGCGTCTCGATCTTCTTCATCGTCATTCAGCCGATCGTGATCGGCACCTATTGCACGCTCTGCCTGATCGCCGCCTTCGCCATGCTGGTGATGATTCCGCTGACCGTCGACGAGGTCGTCGCCATGGGCCAGTACATGATGCGCAGCCACCGCGCCGGCCGGCCGCTGATCCGCACCTTCCTGCAGGGCGGCCCAGATGCCGGAGGCAAGGCGGACGACCGCGCCGGCTTCGGCGAGCCGCTGCGCAGGCAGGCCGAGGCATCCGTGCTGGGCGTGACGGTGCCGTGGACGCTGGTCGCCAGCTCGGTCCTCGGCGCCTGGCTCATGTTCTCCCGCCTCGTCTTCGGCACCGAGGGCGCGATGGCC
- a CDS encoding MurR/RpiR family transcriptional regulator, with translation MYETSIAARSPVGMVRTFYSDVAQRVSKAYATLSPGHRQIADFILKNATEAATMNNVELATRCQVSTATATRFARAIGFASFADFRESQINAMRNDLSHANKLSREIDSAASHFDLVRNGLEQDLSNLHATSSGLDEGTCTRAVDLILKSDRVFAFGAGLSQHAIGVLMHGLEPYCRGNATNIGPMGNGNTAIRRVLHCTENDLVITCSLPHYSADTIEITQIARQKGASVICITDRPTSPLTKHAHEIFYAHSNRRLLPNSITSAVAIAEGIIAAVANRRTEGLAVYRTLDARHSLGTKQAE, from the coding sequence ATGTATGAAACATCAATAGCGGCCAGGAGCCCGGTCGGAATGGTCAGGACCTTCTACTCAGACGTGGCCCAAAGGGTCTCCAAGGCGTATGCGACACTCAGCCCGGGACACCGTCAGATTGCTGATTTCATACTGAAAAACGCGACTGAAGCTGCCACCATGAACAATGTGGAACTGGCCACCCGATGCCAGGTCTCGACCGCCACCGCGACCCGTTTTGCCCGTGCTATCGGATTCGCGAGTTTCGCTGATTTCAGGGAATCGCAGATCAACGCCATGCGGAACGATCTGTCCCATGCCAACAAGCTCAGCCGGGAAATCGACTCGGCGGCCTCGCATTTCGACCTGGTCAGGAACGGACTTGAACAGGACCTCAGCAACCTCCATGCGACAAGCTCCGGTCTCGACGAGGGGACCTGCACGCGCGCAGTCGATCTGATCTTGAAGTCGGACCGCGTCTTTGCCTTCGGCGCGGGGCTCAGCCAGCATGCGATCGGCGTGCTCATGCACGGGCTGGAGCCCTATTGCCGCGGCAATGCCACCAATATCGGCCCTATGGGCAATGGCAACACAGCGATCCGGCGCGTGCTGCACTGCACCGAAAACGACCTCGTGATCACGTGCTCCCTACCCCACTACTCCGCCGATACGATCGAAATCACTCAGATCGCGCGACAGAAAGGCGCTTCGGTGATCTGCATCACCGACCGTCCGACGAGCCCGCTGACAAAACATGCGCACGAGATATTCTACGCCCATTCCAACCGACGGCTTTTGCCGAACTCCATCACCTCCGCTGTCGCGATTGCCGAAGGCATCATCGCCGCGGTTGCAAACCGTCGAACGGAGGGCCTCGCAGTGTATCGAACGCTCGACGCGCGGCACAGCCTCGGCACCAAGCAGGCGGAATAG
- a CDS encoding ABC transporter substrate-binding protein, which produces MIHRQLSACAAISLAMAVFPAAAEDLTIGLASEPTAVDPHYHDVSPNNALAMHIFSALGELDADQNVHPSLALSWDTEDDNTWVFKLRDDVTFSDGSKFDADDVIFTFCRVMNNEGSVAATASSEVTNFASVEAPDPYTIRIKTKNVEPLLPELLSQILVLSDGIVEHGDLSFDLENDCGVTGAWPTVDDFNNGDAAIGTGPFVLEKFSKGAGITISRNENYWGKAPEWDKVSFVPVPSAGPRLAGLLSGDYDLIENPAARDIGQIEKRDDLEYTAAASNRVIFLQMDIGREDSPFVEADDGSNPFQDERVRRAVSLAIDRQAIVDRIMDGFAQPAYQFVPDGMFGGIENPEPLNYDPERAKELLVEAGYPDGFKITFHATNDRYINDSQVAQAIAQFLTRVGIQTELDAMTRSIFFTRRSNKEFSFSMGGWGSSEGGAASFLRQYVTTENDDLGVGASNYGAWSDPEFDEVLLKAITTIDENERKALLQKAEQMAVDKLGFIPIHFESSIWAHRKGLNYEGRKDQYTLAYKITSDAGE; this is translated from the coding sequence GTGATTCATCGACAACTCAGTGCATGTGCTGCTATCTCGCTCGCGATGGCGGTGTTTCCGGCGGCTGCGGAGGATCTAACGATTGGGCTCGCATCCGAGCCCACGGCGGTCGATCCGCACTACCACGACGTTTCACCGAACAACGCCCTGGCCATGCATATTTTCTCGGCGCTCGGCGAACTGGATGCCGACCAGAACGTCCATCCATCTCTCGCACTCTCCTGGGATACGGAAGACGACAATACCTGGGTATTCAAACTCCGCGACGACGTGACCTTCTCGGACGGGTCGAAATTCGACGCTGACGACGTGATTTTCACATTCTGCCGGGTGATGAACAATGAGGGCAGCGTTGCCGCGACCGCGTCCTCGGAGGTGACCAATTTCGCCTCCGTCGAGGCGCCGGACCCCTATACGATCCGCATCAAGACCAAGAATGTCGAGCCCCTGCTACCCGAATTGCTATCGCAGATTTTGGTTCTCAGCGATGGGATCGTGGAACACGGGGACCTGTCCTTCGATCTGGAGAACGATTGCGGCGTGACCGGCGCCTGGCCGACCGTGGATGACTTCAACAATGGCGATGCTGCGATTGGCACCGGCCCGTTCGTGCTGGAGAAGTTCAGCAAGGGTGCCGGCATCACCATATCGAGGAACGAGAATTATTGGGGGAAAGCACCGGAATGGGACAAGGTCAGCTTTGTTCCGGTGCCGAGTGCTGGTCCCCGTCTGGCCGGTCTTCTCTCCGGTGACTACGATCTGATCGAGAACCCGGCCGCACGCGACATAGGCCAGATCGAGAAGAGGGACGATCTGGAATATACCGCCGCCGCGTCCAACCGCGTGATCTTCCTGCAGATGGACATCGGCCGCGAGGACAGTCCTTTCGTCGAAGCGGACGACGGCTCCAACCCGTTCCAGGACGAGCGTGTGCGACGCGCCGTGTCCCTGGCGATCGACCGGCAGGCCATTGTCGACCGGATCATGGACGGCTTCGCCCAGCCTGCCTATCAGTTCGTGCCGGACGGCATGTTCGGGGGGATCGAGAACCCCGAGCCGCTGAACTATGATCCCGAGCGCGCCAAGGAGCTGCTGGTCGAGGCAGGTTATCCGGACGGGTTCAAAATAACGTTCCACGCCACGAATGACCGCTACATCAACGATTCGCAGGTTGCGCAGGCAATTGCACAATTCCTCACCCGTGTCGGGATCCAGACCGAACTGGATGCGATGACCCGCTCGATCTTCTTCACCCGCCGCAGCAACAAGGAATTCAGCTTCTCGATGGGCGGCTGGGGGTCCAGTGAGGGCGGGGCGGCGTCGTTCCTGCGCCAATATGTGACCACGGAAAATGATGATCTGGGCGTCGGCGCCTCAAACTATGGCGCCTGGTCGGATCCGGAATTCGACGAGGTCCTGCTGAAAGCGATCACCACGATCGATGAAAACGAACGCAAGGCGCTGCTCCAGAAGGCCGAGCAGATGGCCGTGGACAAGCTCGGCTTCATCCCGATCCACTTTGAAAGCTCCATCTGGGCTCACCGGAAGGGGCTGAATTACGAGGGTCGGAAGGACCAGTATACGCTGGCCTACAAGATCACGTCGGACGCGGGCGAGTAA
- a CDS encoding ABC transporter permease has protein sequence MTLFITQRMLQSIAVLLAVSVAVFLAVYAVGNPVDLLISPEATQLEREQMIARLGLDRPIWAQYLTFLGNALNGDLGTSFVHGQPALSLILSRMPATFELVVCALALASIVGIPIGLWVGLNDGSIASRMVMTGSILGYSIPSFWKGMVLILLLAVWLNWLPASGRGETVEVLGVPFSFLTLDGLRHMAMPVVNLAIPNIALLIRLTAAGASEAVHQDYVKFARAKGVRRQTIVRRHILRNILIPIVTVLGVEFGSLIAFSTITETVFAWPGMGKLLITSIYQLDRPVVVAYVMVVTFIFVTVNLLVDFAYAVLDPRVKLVERMS, from the coding sequence ATGACCCTTTTCATTACGCAGCGCATGCTGCAGAGCATCGCCGTGCTCTTGGCCGTGTCGGTCGCCGTCTTCCTGGCCGTCTATGCGGTCGGCAACCCGGTCGATCTGCTGATCAGCCCGGAAGCGACGCAGCTCGAACGGGAACAGATGATCGCGCGCCTCGGGCTGGACCGTCCCATCTGGGCGCAGTATCTGACTTTTCTGGGTAATGCGCTCAATGGCGATCTCGGCACCTCCTTCGTGCATGGTCAACCGGCGCTGAGCCTCATCCTCTCCCGGATGCCGGCCACATTCGAGCTCGTCGTCTGCGCTCTGGCTCTGGCCAGCATCGTCGGCATTCCGATCGGCCTCTGGGTCGGACTAAACGATGGTAGCATCGCTTCCCGCATGGTGATGACCGGCTCAATTCTCGGCTATTCGATCCCGAGTTTCTGGAAGGGTATGGTGCTTATCCTCCTGCTCGCGGTCTGGCTGAACTGGTTACCTGCTTCCGGGCGGGGCGAGACGGTGGAGGTTCTCGGTGTCCCGTTCAGTTTCCTGACGCTTGACGGCCTGAGGCATATGGCAATGCCGGTCGTCAATCTCGCCATTCCGAACATAGCGCTGCTGATCCGGCTCACTGCGGCCGGTGCCTCCGAAGCCGTTCATCAGGACTATGTGAAGTTCGCCCGCGCCAAGGGTGTCCGTCGCCAGACGATCGTCCGCCGTCACATCCTGCGCAACATTCTGATCCCCATCGTTACGGTGCTCGGTGTCGAGTTCGGTTCCCTCATCGCCTTCTCCACGATCACCGAGACGGTGTTTGCCTGGCCCGGCATGGGAAAGCTGCTGATCACATCGATCTACCAGCTCGACCGACCCGTGGTGGTCGCCTACGTGATGGTTGTCACCTTCATCTTCGTCACGGTGAACCTGCTCGTCGATTTCGCCTATGCCGTCCTTGATCCGCGCGTCAAATTGGTGGAGCGCATGTCATGA
- a CDS encoding ABC transporter permease, translating into MTQSSSVVPARRPPITDTPSRRAMLRKVKRRPSIRGSMIALLVIVAIGFLLPYLAPQNPYDLTAFSVMDNRLPPGSESFDGTVFLLGTDQQGRDMVSAIFYGMRVSLMVGLISTAIALVIGICVGLVAAVLGGRIEALLMRLVDFILGFPTILVALVLLAMMGRGVDKVIIAIVMVQWANYARIMRSAALSEREKEYVEAAFSLGYTKARVMFRHIMPNSLNAVLVVATVQIASAITLEATLSFLGVGVPVTEPSLGLLVASGFDYLMSGDYWISFYPGVALVILIFSLNLVGDRLRTALDPKRS; encoded by the coding sequence ATGACGCAATCTTCTTCCGTTGTTCCGGCGCGTCGGCCACCGATCACCGATACGCCATCTCGCCGCGCCATGCTGCGCAAGGTGAAGCGCCGGCCCAGCATCCGGGGCTCGATGATCGCGCTGCTGGTCATCGTGGCGATCGGGTTTCTGTTGCCCTACCTTGCGCCGCAGAATCCTTATGACCTGACCGCCTTCAGTGTCATGGACAACCGCCTGCCGCCGGGCTCGGAGAGTTTCGACGGCACCGTCTTCCTGCTGGGAACGGACCAGCAGGGGCGCGATATGGTCTCCGCGATCTTCTATGGCATGCGGGTGAGCTTGATGGTGGGGCTGATCTCCACCGCGATCGCGCTGGTCATCGGTATCTGTGTCGGGCTCGTCGCGGCAGTGCTGGGCGGCCGGATCGAGGCGCTGCTGATGCGGCTCGTGGACTTCATCCTGGGTTTCCCGACCATCCTCGTTGCGCTCGTGCTGTTGGCGATGATGGGGCGGGGCGTGGACAAGGTCATCATCGCCATCGTGATGGTGCAATGGGCGAACTACGCGCGGATCATGCGCTCCGCCGCGCTGTCCGAACGCGAAAAGGAATATGTCGAGGCGGCTTTCAGCCTTGGCTATACGAAAGCGCGAGTGATGTTCCGCCACATCATGCCCAACAGCCTGAACGCTGTTCTCGTGGTCGCCACCGTGCAGATCGCGTCTGCCATAACGCTGGAGGCGACGCTCTCCTTCCTTGGGGTGGGGGTGCCGGTGACCGAGCCCTCGCTCGGATTGCTGGTGGCCAGCGGCTTCGACTATCTGATGAGCGGAGATTACTGGATCAGCTTCTATCCCGGCGTCGCGCTGGTCATCCTCATCTTTTCTCTCAATCTCGTCGGCGACCGTCTCCGCACGGCGCTCGATCCGAAACGCTCATGA
- a CDS encoding ABC transporter ATP-binding protein gives MTRQRTTSPVLEVRGLQTVFHDVEGAWPAINSLDLTVHEGEILGLVGESGSGKSVTGFSILGLIDPPGEITRGEVCFKGRDLRRIDAESLRQIRGSSLAMIFQDPLTTLNPVLTIGQQMAEAITEHEKVEAAEVRRRCIDGLNKVGITSPEKRVDQYPHELSGGMRQRVAIAIALLNSPDLIIADEPTTALDVTIQGQIIAEVQRLQQESGAALIWISHDLGVVAELADRIAVMYAGDIVEMGSTDDVLDRPRHPYTRGLLDSVPGDVPAGEPLRQIEGAAPPLFARPAGCGFAPRCDHATELCRREEPLPAFDEKGRSWRCHHPLSVEETV, from the coding sequence ATGACACGTCAACGGACAACATCGCCGGTGCTCGAAGTCCGCGGGCTGCAAACCGTCTTTCACGACGTCGAGGGTGCATGGCCCGCCATCAATTCGCTCGATCTGACCGTTCACGAAGGGGAGATTCTCGGCCTGGTGGGAGAATCCGGGTCGGGGAAATCGGTGACGGGGTTTTCCATTCTCGGGCTGATCGATCCGCCGGGGGAGATCACCCGGGGAGAGGTTTGCTTCAAGGGCCGCGATCTTCGCCGGATCGATGCGGAATCTCTGCGACAGATCCGGGGCTCGTCCCTCGCGATGATCTTCCAGGATCCACTTACGACCTTGAACCCGGTGCTGACGATCGGACAGCAGATGGCCGAGGCCATCACCGAACATGAAAAGGTCGAAGCGGCCGAAGTGCGCCGCCGCTGCATCGACGGTCTGAACAAGGTGGGCATCACGTCGCCGGAAAAGCGCGTGGATCAATATCCGCATGAGCTCTCGGGTGGAATGCGGCAACGCGTGGCGATCGCGATCGCGCTTCTCAACAGCCCGGACCTGATCATCGCGGACGAACCGACCACGGCGCTCGACGTTACGATCCAAGGCCAGATCATCGCCGAGGTACAGCGCTTGCAGCAGGAGAGCGGCGCCGCGCTCATATGGATTTCGCATGATCTTGGCGTGGTGGCCGAACTAGCCGACCGCATCGCCGTGATGTATGCGGGTGATATCGTGGAAATGGGGTCCACCGACGACGTCCTCGATCGTCCGCGCCATCCATATACGCGCGGACTGCTTGATTCCGTTCCAGGCGACGTCCCGGCAGGGGAACCGTTGCGCCAGATCGAGGGTGCGGCGCCGCCGCTCTTCGCCCGACCGGCGGGTTGCGGCTTTGCTCCCAGATGCGACCATGCCACTGAACTTTGCCGCCGCGAGGAGCCGCTGCCTGCGTTTGACGAAAAAGGGCGAAGCTGGCGCTGCCACCATCCGCTCTCCGTCGAGGAGACCGTGTGA
- a CDS encoding oligopeptide/dipeptide ABC transporter ATP-binding protein yields MAADIPGEAEVTPVLELRGLGREFTRRPVLAERFLSLFGRKPEIPVLKAVRSVNLAVQEGEVLGLVGESGCGKSTLGRMIAGITPPSHGEIVYKGELVSDLSREALKEFTLGVQMIFQDPYASLNPRQKVGDILAEPLRVHRMATSKEIRSRVDDTLREVGLDAAYRSRYPHQFSGGQRQRIDIARALIVEPQFLVCDEPIAALDVSIQAQVINLFLKLRESRKLTYLFISHDLSVVRHIADRVAIMYLGEIVELAPTKELFADPAHPYTRTLLENIPSVKNRRRKFAAVKGEIPSPLNPPSGCAFHPRCSFATDRCRAEAPTGRQISPGRTVSCHLF; encoded by the coding sequence ATGGCCGCCGATATCCCCGGTGAAGCAGAGGTCACGCCCGTACTGGAGCTGCGCGGGCTGGGTCGGGAATTCACCCGCAGGCCGGTCTTGGCCGAGCGCTTTCTCAGCCTCTTTGGACGCAAGCCGGAGATTCCGGTCCTGAAGGCGGTCAGGTCGGTAAATCTTGCCGTGCAAGAGGGCGAGGTGCTTGGCCTCGTCGGCGAGTCCGGCTGCGGCAAATCCACGCTTGGCCGGATGATCGCCGGGATCACGCCCCCGTCCCACGGCGAGATTGTCTACAAGGGCGAGCTTGTCTCGGATCTTTCTCGCGAGGCGCTGAAGGAGTTCACGCTTGGGGTGCAGATGATCTTTCAGGATCCTTATGCCTCCCTCAACCCGCGCCAGAAGGTGGGGGATATTCTTGCCGAACCGCTGCGCGTCCACAGGATGGCGACGAGCAAGGAAATACGAAGCCGCGTGGACGACACGCTTCGCGAGGTTGGGCTGGATGCCGCTTACCGCAGCCGCTACCCCCACCAGTTCTCCGGAGGGCAGCGGCAGCGCATAGACATTGCCCGCGCCCTCATCGTGGAGCCGCAATTCCTCGTTTGCGACGAACCGATCGCAGCGCTCGACGTGTCGATCCAGGCACAGGTGATCAACCTCTTCCTCAAGCTGAGGGAAAGCCGCAAGCTCACCTATCTTTTCATCAGTCACGATCTGTCGGTGGTGCGCCACATCGCTGATCGCGTGGCGATCATGTATCTGGGTGAGATCGTGGAACTGGCCCCGACGAAGGAGTTGTTCGCCGATCCGGCACATCCCTATACGCGCACACTTCTCGAAAATATTCCATCGGTCAAGAACCGGAGGCGCAAGTTCGCGGCAGTCAAAGGGGAGATTCCGTCGCCGCTCAACCCGCCCTCGGGCTGTGCCTTCCACCCACGTTGCTCCTTCGCGACGGACCGCTGCCGGGCCGAAGCCCCAACGGGCCGTCAGATCTCACCCGGACGCACCGTTTCCTGCCATCTTTTCTAG
- a CDS encoding alpha/beta hydrolase, with translation MILQTLLEREGKNAIPYRFHGQPGKTITLNCYTSAGYKPGNDVVFVQHGMMRNGDDYRDFWIRAADQHDLLIVAPTFSRADFPEAENYNNGIVLDTEGNVTARDSWIYHVPARVVADLVAAGVMEEGRARIYGHSAGGQFLHRMVSLVGVGPFKSVIAANAGWYSLPTLDTDFPAGLAGIGLGEADLRELLGAELWIMAGQMDCEANADNLPSQPEALEQGTGRLHRARNYMANGKAAAEALGCAFGWRLTEVPGVAHDGCAMSQAAAGVWFEGGLPSAEVLGAGAGAVNA, from the coding sequence ATGATCCTTCAAACACTCCTCGAGCGCGAGGGAAAAAATGCGATTCCATATCGTTTCCACGGACAGCCGGGCAAGACAATCACGCTGAATTGCTACACTTCCGCCGGCTACAAGCCCGGCAACGACGTGGTGTTCGTTCAGCACGGAATGATGCGCAACGGCGACGACTACCGGGACTTCTGGATCCGGGCCGCCGATCAGCACGATCTGCTGATCGTCGCACCCACCTTCTCCAGAGCCGATTTCCCGGAGGCAGAGAACTATAACAATGGCATCGTCCTGGATACCGAGGGGAATGTGACTGCGCGGGACAGCTGGATCTACCACGTCCCCGCTCGCGTTGTCGCCGATCTGGTGGCCGCGGGTGTCATGGAAGAGGGCCGAGCCCGCATCTACGGTCATTCCGCCGGCGGGCAGTTCCTGCACCGGATGGTTTCTCTTGTCGGCGTTGGGCCTTTCAAGTCGGTGATCGCTGCGAATGCGGGCTGGTATTCCCTGCCGACGCTCGACACGGATTTCCCGGCCGGTCTTGCCGGGATCGGCCTGGGCGAGGCGGATCTGCGCGAGTTGCTGGGAGCCGAACTGTGGATCATGGCGGGGCAGATGGATTGCGAAGCGAATGCCGACAACCTGCCGTCCCAGCCGGAGGCCCTGGAGCAGGGGACGGGCCGTCTGCACCGCGCCCGCAACTACATGGCGAATGGGAAAGCCGCTGCAGAGGCCCTTGGCTGCGCGTTCGGCTGGCGGCTTACCGAGGTTCCGGGTGTGGCGCATGACGGGTGCGCGATGTCCCAGGCGGCGGCCGGTGTGTGGTTCGAAGGCGGGCTGCCTTCCGCCGAAGTGCTGGGAGCGGGAGCGGGCGCCGTGAACGCTTGA